From Bacteroidota bacterium, one genomic window encodes:
- a CDS encoding T9SS type A sorting domain-containing protein, with amino-acid sequence MKKITLSVFILLSLAFAIAKGGQTTLISGFDSKSEIKTIGKTNSRQIPEISARMGLQTNQTNIAFYTEDFSGGIPSAWSNVDVAGNGVIWTATTTGAANTDTLSTLGTSAANGYIIFDSDGAGSGAGPSNGVLTSSAIDCSGKPFIVLGLNEYFFQYASSTGVISVSNDSTNWTEIYHAEAGLLNNEATDNPNAIDFDISAVAGNQATVYIRFEYTGNWEFYWMIDDLTLSEPPSVNASIVNIPFEFTGCSLSATYPVTVEIKNLGSTPMTNFDITYIADGGIPVTEIFSGTINFYESALYTFTSNADFSTAGYHQIDAYIGIAGDADLTNDTLSNASISYNSIDLTSGPYTMGFESSEDFTAYTIAYPDGNSGTFDISPFYTHSGSACLRKVETIVPDDKWVFTQCVDILSGGTHTLTYYYKNFDLTDMCRLETYIGASNSVADMTTLIVQDPLPVDTGYQQSSSVISVPPGTYTIGFHFYSTAGTSSLFIDDISIDFNNRINENIAAPLISVYPNPTNGKVNIQNKNTDYKNFTVSVINSIGSVVIVKNFESLSDETIDLSGHPAGIYLVKVQSASTTVSESIVLIE; translated from the coding sequence TTGAAAAAAATTACGTTATCAGTTTTTATATTGTTGTCATTAGCTTTTGCAATTGCAAAAGGAGGACAAACAACACTTATTTCAGGATTTGATAGTAAGTCTGAAATCAAGACTATTGGCAAAACGAATTCCCGACAGATTCCCGAAATTTCTGCAAGAATGGGACTTCAGACAAATCAGACGAACATTGCATTCTATACCGAAGATTTTTCAGGAGGAATTCCTTCTGCCTGGTCTAATGTTGACGTTGCGGGTAACGGGGTAATATGGACAGCAACCACCACTGGTGCTGCAAATACAGACACTCTTTCTACATTAGGTACCAGTGCAGCTAATGGTTACATTATATTTGATTCCGATGGAGCCGGCTCTGGAGCCGGTCCCTCAAATGGTGTTCTCACTTCTTCTGCAATTGATTGTTCCGGAAAACCATTTATTGTACTTGGGTTGAATGAGTATTTCTTTCAATATGCATCTAGCACAGGAGTAATTTCTGTAAGTAACGATAGTACAAACTGGACTGAAATTTATCATGCTGAGGCCGGTTTACTTAATAATGAGGCAACAGATAACCCCAATGCAATAGATTTCGACATCTCTGCAGTTGCAGGAAATCAAGCTACTGTTTATATACGTTTTGAATATACCGGTAACTGGGAATTCTATTGGATGATCGATGATCTTACTCTTTCTGAGCCTCCGAGTGTTAATGCTTCAATCGTAAATATTCCCTTTGAATTTACAGGTTGTTCGTTAAGCGCAACGTATCCTGTTACAGTTGAAATTAAAAACCTGGGTTCAACTCCTATGACAAATTTCGATATAACTTATATAGCTGATGGCGGGATTCCGGTTACTGAGATTTTCTCAGGTACGATCAACTTTTACGAATCTGCTCTTTATACCTTTACTTCAAATGCAGATTTTTCTACTGCAGGTTACCATCAGATTGATGCATATATAGGGATTGCAGGTGATGCTGATCTTACGAACGATACACTATCCAATGCTTCAATTTCTTATAATAGTATAGATCTTACTTCAGGTCCTTATACAATGGGTTTTGAAAGTTCTGAAGACTTTACTGCTTACACAATTGCATATCCGGATGGTAATTCAGGAACTTTCGACATCTCTCCCTTTTACACGCATTCAGGTTCTGCTTGTCTTCGTAAAGTAGAAACAATTGTTCCTGACGATAAATGGGTATTTACTCAGTGTGTTGACATTCTTAGCGGTGGAACTCATACTCTGACTTATTACTACAAGAACTTTGATCTTACGGATATGTGCAGGCTTGAAACATACATCGGCGCTTCTAATTCTGTTGCTGACATGACAACATTAATCGTTCAGGATCCTCTTCCGGTTGATACTGGTTATCAGCAATCTTCCAGTGTGATTTCTGTTCCTCCCGGAACTTATACAATCGGTTTTCACTTCTATAGTACTGCCGGAACAAGTTCATTATTTATAGATGATATCAGTATTGACTTCAACAATAGAATCAACGAAAATATCGCTGCTCCTTTGATAAGTGTTTATCCCAATCCAACCAATGGTAAAGTGAACATTCAGAATAAGAATACGGATTACAAGAACTTCACAGTTTCTGTAATCAATTCGATAGGATCAGTTGTTATTGTTAAAAATTTCGAATCACTAAGTGATGAAACTATCGACCTCTCCGGCCATCCTGCAGGAATCTATTTAGTGAAAGTTCAATCAGCTTCAACTACTGTAAGTGAATCAATTGTATTGATTGAATAA
- a CDS encoding T9SS type A sorting domain-containing protein: protein MKNYTRIALLSLILCSFSVFATTNNGKRHVNKTTKAVQKVANQNQTQAITPFFYEDFASGLPSGWQALDNAGNGVNWSYTTTGIANQGSYPGFDSLSHTNTSAANGYMIYDSDASNGSVGGEDADLITDAIDCSAHSNVHLFFNELFAHYAETATVSVSTDGSTWTQVFDAAAGMAQNDVTPNPTAIDIDITALAANQVTVYIKFNFTGDYDYYWMVDDITLYEQEGTDAFLTSITSPSNSCSLLSTTEPIEISIYNNGGTDITQFDISFIADNGAPQLETVTTTILPGATLSYLFSATADFSAPGAHTIQAFITVLGDTTQSNDTINGAFFTGPHSVPGTPGYSNGFELSDDLSGFFIEDFNNDSISWDLSNVLPHAGDLCARISAPVADDYLFTTCFELIDTMVYDLTYFYRATSTSTPTNMRVVLATAQNSSAISQVISPAVLVSNLAYLPGTAQITVPTSGTYYFGFHAYNSDSLVGLRIDDINITGASGVGINNILAGKTVIYPNPSTGLIYLNSTVNSATFSVEVINALGQTVFAKKFGQLSAEMIDLSNQAAGQYVVKVINDKGVNTQIVNLTK from the coding sequence ATGAAAAACTATACTCGTATTGCTTTACTTTCATTGATACTTTGTTCGTTCTCAGTATTTGCTACCACAAACAATGGCAAAAGACATGTGAATAAAACGACGAAAGCTGTTCAAAAAGTAGCAAATCAAAATCAAACACAAGCGATAACACCTTTCTTCTATGAAGATTTCGCTTCAGGACTTCCTTCAGGATGGCAAGCTCTTGATAATGCCGGTAATGGCGTAAACTGGAGTTACACAACAACCGGAATTGCAAATCAAGGAAGTTATCCGGGATTTGATTCATTAAGCCACACAAATACATCAGCAGCAAATGGCTACATGATTTATGATAGTGATGCTTCTAATGGCAGTGTTGGTGGTGAAGATGCGGATCTGATCACAGATGCAATTGATTGTTCAGCTCACAGCAACGTACATTTATTCTTCAATGAATTATTCGCGCATTACGCTGAAACAGCAACTGTATCAGTAAGTACAGATGGTTCAACCTGGACTCAGGTATTTGATGCAGCAGCAGGAATGGCACAAAATGATGTTACTCCAAATCCGACAGCAATTGATATCGATATCACTGCACTTGCGGCTAACCAGGTAACTGTTTACATTAAATTCAACTTTACCGGTGATTATGATTACTACTGGATGGTTGATGACATTACACTTTATGAGCAAGAAGGAACAGATGCTTTCTTAACGAGCATTACTTCTCCTTCAAACAGTTGTTCACTATTATCAACTACAGAACCGATCGAAATTTCTATCTATAACAATGGTGGAACAGACATTACTCAATTCGACATTTCGTTTATCGCTGATAACGGCGCTCCGCAATTAGAAACAGTTACAACAACAATTCTACCGGGAGCAACTCTATCGTATTTGTTCTCAGCAACAGCTGATTTTTCAGCTCCGGGAGCTCACACGATTCAGGCTTTCATTACTGTATTAGGTGATACAACACAATCTAATGACACTATCAATGGAGCATTCTTTACAGGTCCACACAGCGTTCCTGGAACTCCTGGATATTCAAATGGATTTGAATTGTCTGATGACCTGTCAGGTTTCTTTATTGAAGATTTCAACAATGATTCTATCTCATGGGATCTTTCAAATGTTTTACCACATGCAGGCGACCTTTGTGCAAGAATTTCTGCTCCTGTTGCAGATGATTATCTTTTCACAACTTGTTTCGAATTGATCGATACAATGGTTTACGATCTGACATATTTCTACCGTGCTACAAGTACATCTACTCCGACTAACATGCGTGTAGTATTAGCAACGGCTCAGAATAGCTCAGCGATTTCTCAGGTTATATCTCCTGCGGTTCTGGTTTCTAATCTAGCATATTTACCGGGAACAGCTCAGATCACAGTTCCAACTTCAGGTACATACTATTTCGGTTTCCATGCTTACAATAGTGATTCACTTGTTGGATTGAGAATTGATGACATTAACATTACAGGAGCATCAGGTGTTGGTATCAATAACATTCTTGCAGGCAAAACAGTTATTTATCCAAATCCATCAACAGGATTGATCTATTTAAATAGCACTGTTAATTCAGCTACTTTCAGTGTTGAAGTTATCAATGCACTTGGACAGACAGTTTTCGCTAAGAAATTCGGTCAACTATCTGCTGAAATGATTGATCTAAGCAATCAAGCAGCAGGACAGTATGTTGTTAAAGTGATCAACGATAAAGGTGTTAACACTCAAATCGTGAATCTCACAAAATAA
- a CDS encoding T9SS type A sorting domain-containing protein, with protein sequence MKKLYTIAILTFLINVTAFGQFQMRNKQGKTLGSRLKTTQKSHLTHSTASTNAILWSDDFSSSANWVLTHEPGTDGDWVIGLTGPAGAAAINIIQSATAGNGFAKFDSDSICSGNQIGNLTNANPIDLSGNPSVKLEFSQYYARYYDSTYIYVSSDSTNWTRFEVNGNLLINEYNGNNPALNPDIVSIDISSVAGNQSTVWIRFQFYSPSTINILAGCGYSWMIDDVSISEISAIDAAAQPLAFGGEYSIISLLNTTAFNLSGRVINKGSSAISSGTLTFNVYNSSGQVYTDAATISSTINPGDTSAILTSAGAYAPTDTGFYVIEQIVSIPGDSFTSNDTAEAFVIVNDSINARDYTAINGSSYIPGGSGFNGNKGVLGQVYHIYQSSQVTSGTFYLESPVVGDSVSLSLFSMTSGLPDSASVQSSVAYEITANDTIGGNGLMLTLPFVPPINVTSGDYFLGVNQVDTNYLSLGVANNIFTPGKGFFNGSSGWIDVGNILQAVFILRLNNPSSTLVSVSQTDKGKYFSVYPNPTNGNIKIINSGKDGTVYVNVVNALGSVVKSLSFKSFSEETIDLSNLKSGNYTIQFIAGDDVVNERVVLINGK encoded by the coding sequence ATGAAGAAATTATATACTATCGCTATTCTGACATTTTTAATTAATGTTACTGCATTTGGACAATTCCAGATGAGGAATAAACAAGGGAAAACTTTAGGTAGTAGATTAAAAACAACTCAAAAGTCACACCTGACACATTCAACTGCATCTACAAATGCAATTTTATGGTCCGATGATTTTTCATCATCTGCAAACTGGGTATTGACTCATGAGCCGGGTACCGATGGTGACTGGGTAATCGGACTTACCGGTCCGGCCGGTGCAGCAGCGATAAATATTATCCAGTCAGCAACAGCAGGAAATGGTTTTGCAAAATTCGATTCTGATTCTATTTGTTCAGGAAATCAAATTGGTAATCTGACAAATGCCAATCCGATTGATCTGAGCGGTAACCCAAGTGTCAAACTTGAATTCTCGCAATACTATGCACGTTATTATGACTCGACTTATATTTATGTGAGTTCAGATAGTACAAACTGGACTCGCTTTGAAGTGAACGGTAATCTGCTGATCAATGAATACAATGGCAACAATCCCGCATTGAATCCGGACATCGTAAGTATCGATATATCTTCCGTTGCAGGAAACCAATCTACTGTATGGATCAGATTTCAGTTTTATAGTCCAAGCACGATCAACATACTCGCCGGCTGCGGTTACTCATGGATGATCGACGATGTGAGTATTTCAGAGATCTCTGCAATCGATGCTGCAGCGCAACCTTTAGCCTTCGGCGGAGAATACAGCATCATATCATTATTAAATACAACAGCGTTCAATCTGAGTGGACGTGTCATCAATAAAGGCAGTAGCGCTATTTCTTCGGGAACACTTACGTTTAATGTTTATAATTCAAGTGGACAGGTTTATACTGATGCTGCAACTATTTCATCGACTATAAATCCCGGTGATACATCGGCAATTCTGACAAGTGCCGGAGCATACGCACCGACAGATACAGGATTTTATGTTATCGAACAGATTGTAAGTATTCCAGGTGATAGTTTTACTTCAAATGATACTGCAGAAGCGTTTGTGATCGTCAACGATTCAATCAATGCACGTGATTACACTGCTATAAATGGGTCAAGTTATATTCCAGGAGGTTCAGGATTTAACGGTAACAAGGGTGTTCTCGGACAAGTTTATCATATCTATCAGTCTTCGCAGGTAACGTCAGGAACTTTCTACTTAGAAAGTCCTGTAGTTGGTGATAGTGTATCTCTTTCACTTTTTTCAATGACAAGCGGGTTGCCTGATTCAGCAAGTGTTCAAAGCTCAGTTGCCTATGAGATAACTGCCAACGATACAATTGGCGGCAATGGATTAATGTTAACATTGCCATTCGTTCCACCGATCAATGTTACAAGTGGAGATTATTTTCTGGGCGTAAATCAAGTTGACACGAATTATTTATCATTAGGAGTTGCGAATAACATTTTCACACCGGGAAAAGGATTCTTCAATGGTAGCAGTGGATGGATCGATGTAGGAAATATTTTGCAGGCAGTTTTTATTTTACGATTAAATAATCCATCGTCAACACTCGTAAGTGTATCGCAAACTGATAAAGGAAAATATTTTTCAGTCTACCCAAATCCAACAAACGGAAATATAAAAATCATTAACTCCGGAAAAGATGGAACAGTTTACGTGAATGTAGTCAATGCCCTGGGCAGTGTAGTAAAATCACTTTCATTTAAATCATTCTCAGAAGAAACAATTGATCTGTCAAATCTAAAATCAGGTAATTACACAATTCAATTTATTGCGGGAGATGATGTGGTGAATGAGAGAGTTGTACTCATAAATGGTAAGTAG
- the gcvP gene encoding aminomethyl-transferring glycine dehydrogenase: MSNSEFSNRHIGPNGDDTIQMLKDIGVNNLDELISQTVPQSIRLKNNLNLPEGQEEYRFLKELRNVASKNQVFGSHIGLGYYNTITPGVVLRNVFENPGWYTAYTPYQAEISQGRLEALLNYQTMVLDLTGMEITNASLLDEATAAAEAMHMFYAGRTKEQVQSGANKLFVSANCFPQTIDVLKTRSAPLGIELVIAKSDTINSDSGFFGAIIQYPDAEGNITDYKEWTAKAKSYGIQIAVASDLMALTLLTPPGEWGADVVFGNSQRFGVPLGFGGPHAAFFAAKDSYKREMPGRIIGVSIDAQGNRALRMALQTREQHIRRDKATSNICTAQVLLAVMASMYAVYHGPQGLKSIAESIHSNASRLAESAMKAGYTLSHKTFFDTIVLNAGSDLEKVRTNAIAAKINFRYIDNTTFSISIDETTGDEELNTIFSVLTKSKNSNEKLVSNSSSHIPASLQRASSYLTHPVFNTHHSETEMLRYITSLENKDLSLNHSMIALGSCTMKLNATSEMIPVSWPEWNSIHPFAPEDQTAGYKEIITTLENYLCEITGFAAMSLQPNSGAQGEYAGLMVIRAYHQSRGDHHRNISLIPQSAHGTNPASAVMAGMKVIVVKTDDHGNIDLLDLRQKAEANKANLSCLMVTYPSTHGVFEEGIKEITKIIHDNGGQVYMDGANMNAQVGLTNPATIGADVCHLNLHKTFAIPHGGGGPGMGPIGVAKHLIPFLPSHPLVKMGGSTHAVSAAPWGSASILLISYAYIKMLGGKGVTDATKYAILNANYIKAKLEPYYPVLYVGSANRIAHEMIIDCRPFKLSAGIEVEDIAKRLMDYGFHAPTMSFPVPGTIMIEPTESEPKSELDRFCEAMIQIRTEIEEIEKGISDKKDNVLKNAPHTMHVICSDAWNHAYSRKKAAFPLPYVGHHKFWPTVGRADNAYGDRNLVCACPPIESYLEEAI, from the coding sequence ATGTCAAATTCAGAGTTTTCTAATCGTCATATCGGTCCCAATGGTGATGATACAATTCAGATGTTGAAAGACATCGGTGTGAACAATCTTGATGAACTGATTTCGCAGACTGTTCCACAAAGTATTCGCCTGAAAAACAATTTAAATCTGCCGGAAGGACAGGAAGAATACCGTTTTTTAAAAGAATTGAGAAATGTAGCTTCTAAAAATCAAGTGTTTGGCTCACACATTGGTTTGGGTTATTATAATACTATCACTCCGGGAGTTGTTTTAAGAAACGTTTTTGAAAATCCGGGATGGTATACTGCCTATACACCTTATCAGGCAGAGATCTCTCAGGGCCGGTTAGAAGCATTGTTGAATTATCAGACAATGGTTCTTGACCTTACCGGAATGGAAATTACAAATGCATCACTACTTGATGAAGCAACTGCAGCTGCTGAGGCCATGCACATGTTTTATGCAGGACGAACAAAAGAACAGGTTCAAAGCGGAGCAAACAAACTGTTTGTATCAGCGAATTGTTTTCCGCAGACAATTGATGTACTCAAGACCCGCTCTGCTCCATTGGGAATTGAGCTGGTCATTGCTAAAAGTGATACAATAAATTCAGATAGTGGATTCTTTGGTGCAATCATTCAATATCCGGATGCAGAAGGAAACATTACTGATTACAAAGAATGGACAGCTAAGGCAAAATCATATGGAATCCAGATTGCAGTGGCTTCTGATCTGATGGCTTTAACATTATTAACACCTCCGGGTGAATGGGGAGCTGATGTTGTATTTGGAAATTCACAAAGATTCGGAGTTCCACTTGGATTTGGCGGCCCACATGCGGCATTTTTTGCAGCCAAGGATTCGTATAAAAGAGAAATGCCAGGAAGGATCATTGGTGTTTCTATCGATGCACAGGGAAATCGTGCTTTGAGAATGGCTTTACAAACCCGCGAACAACATATTCGTCGTGATAAAGCAACATCAAATATCTGTACAGCCCAGGTATTGTTAGCTGTAATGGCCAGTATGTATGCTGTATATCATGGCCCGCAAGGATTGAAATCAATTGCAGAAAGTATTCATTCCAATGCAAGCAGATTAGCAGAGAGTGCTATGAAAGCCGGCTATACTTTATCACACAAAACTTTTTTCGATACAATTGTTTTGAATGCCGGATCAGACCTTGAGAAAGTAAGAACAAATGCAATTGCTGCGAAGATCAATTTCAGATACATTGACAACACTACTTTTTCAATCAGCATTGATGAAACTACAGGCGATGAAGAATTGAACACAATTTTTTCAGTACTGACAAAATCAAAGAATAGTAATGAAAAACTTGTAAGCAATTCATCATCTCATATTCCGGCTTCACTTCAACGAGCAAGTTCTTATCTGACACATCCGGTTTTTAATACGCATCATTCTGAAACAGAAATGTTACGTTATATAACTTCATTGGAGAATAAAGATCTTTCATTGAATCATTCGATGATTGCACTTGGAAGTTGCACAATGAAATTAAATGCAACGAGTGAAATGATTCCTGTCAGCTGGCCGGAATGGAATTCCATTCATCCCTTTGCACCGGAAGATCAGACTGCCGGTTATAAAGAAATCATAACTACACTTGAAAATTATCTTTGCGAGATCACAGGATTTGCTGCAATGTCTTTGCAGCCAAATTCAGGAGCACAGGGAGAATATGCAGGATTGATGGTGATCAGAGCGTATCATCAGAGTCGTGGCGATCATCACCGGAACATTTCATTGATCCCTCAATCGGCTCACGGAACAAATCCTGCGAGTGCAGTCATGGCAGGAATGAAAGTGATCGTTGTAAAAACGGATGATCATGGAAATATAGACTTGCTTGATCTCAGACAAAAAGCTGAAGCAAATAAAGCAAATCTATCTTGTCTGATGGTTACCTATCCATCGACTCATGGAGTATTTGAAGAAGGCATTAAAGAGATCACAAAGATCATTCATGATAATGGCGGACAGGTTTACATGGATGGTGCAAATATGAATGCACAGGTTGGATTGACTAATCCGGCGACAATTGGTGCCGATGTTTGTCATTTGAATTTACATAAGACATTTGCTATTCCACACGGCGGCGGCGGTCCGGGAATGGGCCCGATCGGAGTTGCGAAACATTTGATCCCTTTCCTTCCTTCGCATCCATTAGTTAAAATGGGTGGAAGTACGCATGCTGTTTCTGCAGCACCATGGGGAAGTGCGAGTATATTGTTGATCTCCTACGCTTACATTAAAATGCTGGGCGGAAAAGGTGTTACAGATGCAACAAAATATGCCATTCTGAATGCGAATTATATTAAAGCAAAATTAGAACCCTACTACCCTGTTCTATATGTAGGTTCAGCGAATCGGATTGCACATGAAATGATCATTGACTGCAGACCATTCAAATTATCTGCAGGAATTGAAGTGGAAGATATCGCCAAAAGGCTGATGGATTACGGCTTCCATGCTCCTACTATGTCCTTCCCTGTTCCCGGAACGATCATGATAGAACCAACCGAAAGTGAACCAAAAAGTGAGTTGGATCGTTTTTGTGAGGCCATGATTCAGATCCGAACAGAAATTGAAGAGATAGAAAAAGGCATATCAGATAAGAAAGACAATGTATTGAAAAATGCACCGCATACGATGCATGTGATCTGTTCAGACGCCTGGAACCACGCTTATTCACGCAAAAAAGCAGCTTTTCCATTGCCTTACGTGGGTCATCACAAATTCTGGCCAACAGTTGGCAGAGCTGATAATGCCTACGGCGACCGTAATCTGGTGTGCGCTTGTCCACCAATTGAATCATACTTAGAAGAGGCTATATAA
- a CDS encoding ATP-binding cassette domain-containing protein, whose translation MIEIKEISKSFNGRQILKGVSTTFETGHVNLVIGGSGSGKTVLMKSMVGLVEIDGGEIWYDEKIFSNLERKERKPFRQEIGMVFQGGALFDSLNVEKNVMFPLNMFTKMSLEEKRERVHFCLKRVNLVNVEKLTPSELSGGMKKRVAIARAIAPSPKYLFCDEPNSGLDPQTSIVIDNLIKEITEEFNITTIVNTHDMNSVLEIGDKILYVHKGEKWWEGTSEDILKTDNKELNDFIFASKLAKNIKKTGLI comes from the coding sequence ATGATAGAGATCAAGGAAATTTCAAAGAGCTTTAATGGTCGTCAGATCTTAAAAGGTGTTTCTACTACTTTCGAAACAGGACATGTAAATCTTGTGATAGGCGGGAGTGGAAGCGGGAAAACAGTTTTGATGAAATCGATGGTAGGTTTAGTTGAAATTGATGGCGGTGAAATCTGGTACGATGAAAAAATATTCAGCAACCTCGAAAGAAAAGAAAGAAAACCTTTTCGTCAGGAAATTGGAATGGTATTTCAAGGCGGAGCTTTATTTGATTCTCTGAATGTCGAGAAAAATGTGATGTTTCCTCTCAACATGTTCACAAAAATGTCGCTGGAAGAAAAAAGGGAACGTGTTCACTTTTGTCTTAAACGTGTAAATCTTGTCAATGTAGAGAAACTCACACCTTCTGAATTATCAGGTGGAATGAAAAAACGTGTAGCGATTGCACGCGCTATTGCACCAAGTCCTAAATATCTTTTTTGCGATGAACCCAATTCAGGACTAGACCCGCAGACATCTATTGTCATAGATAATCTGATAAAGGAAATCACTGAAGAATTCAATATCACTACAATTGTAAATACTCATGATATGAATTCTGTTTTAGAGATCGGTGATAAAATTTTGTATGTGCACAAAGGCGAAAAATGGTGGGAAGGGACAAGTGAAGATATCCTCAAAACTGACAATAAAGAATTAAACGATTTTATTTTCGCAAGTAAGTTGGCGAAGAATATTAAGAAGACGGGACTTATATAG
- a CDS encoding ABC transporter permease, with translation MNWLFHLGRYWIFMKDLIIKPEKFSIYWKQLIRELDNFGYGSLGIVALTSVFMGAVITIQTVYNLVNPLVPLSAVGIVARDSIILEFSPTMMSLVLAGKIGSSIASEIGTMRVTEQIDALEIMGINSSAYLVLPKILAAMFIFPFVVLISMFLGIAGGWIAGVLAGVVSSADYVKGIQDSFVPFNIVFALIKTITFAYIITTVSAYHGYHTEGGALEVGQSSTSAVVYSSILILIFDYLLTQLILT, from the coding sequence ATGAATTGGCTTTTTCACTTAGGAAGGTATTGGATCTTTATGAAAGATCTGATCATTAAACCGGAAAAATTTTCCATCTATTGGAAGCAACTGATACGCGAACTAGATAATTTCGGATACGGTTCACTAGGCATTGTTGCACTTACTTCTGTCTTTATGGGAGCAGTAATTACAATTCAAACTGTTTACAATCTTGTCAACCCACTGGTACCATTATCAGCAGTAGGTATTGTAGCCCGCGATTCAATTATTCTGGAATTCTCTCCGACTATGATGTCGCTTGTATTAGCAGGAAAGATCGGGTCAAGTATTGCATCAGAGATCGGAACAATGCGTGTTACTGAACAGATCGATGCTTTGGAAATTATGGGGATAAACTCTTCCGCTTATCTGGTCTTGCCAAAGATCCTTGCAGCAATGTTCATCTTTCCTTTTGTGGTACTCATCTCTATGTTTCTTGGAATTGCCGGCGGCTGGATCGCAGGTGTACTTGCAGGAGTGGTTAGTTCTGCTGATTATGTGAAAGGTATTCAGGATTCTTTCGTACCATTCAATATTGTTTTTGCATTGATCAAAACAATAACATTCGCTTATATCATCACAACTGTATCTGCTTACCATGGATACCATACTGAAGGTGGTGCATTGGAAGTTGGACAATCAAGTACAAGCGCTGTTGTATACAGCAGCATCCTCATTCTGATCTTTGACTATCTGCTTACTCAATTAATTCTGACATGA